Proteins encoded within one genomic window of Argiope bruennichi chromosome 7, qqArgBrue1.1, whole genome shotgun sequence:
- the LOC129976749 gene encoding alpha-tocopherol transfer protein-like isoform X2, with protein sequence MSKEINDQKCYPFHMDYLPEICYQKALEELNETPETRVEELTKLKGLLSADKFTAGIEFEEDFLQLFLRYRKYNSSQAFQAVRKFVHFRRNFSSIFQSIPNAYFKENPSTKFISVLPNRCPDGCAVVLVELGKWNHNELSIEHIKTMGMFSLLLPLRCPMTQICGFKVIYDFTDTIKHFRYCTPQNISLIYNAGFNCVPGRYKETHCINESALQMAVWAVLKHFLSAKIRKRVFFHSKPEDLLNYFPKSIIPTQYGGSLENYHDSELMNKLNEEVDNYPEKGLPNYF encoded by the exons ATGAGTAAGGAAATTAACGATCAAAAATGCTACCCGTTTCACATGGACTACCTTCCAGAAATTTGCTACCAAAAGGCTCTGGAAGAGCTCAACGAAACACCAGAAACAAGAGTAGAAGAGCTGACTAAACTTAAAGGTTTACTATCAG CTGATAAATTCACGGCTGGCATCGAGTTCGAGGAGGATTTCTTGCAACTGTTTTTAAGGTATAGAAAATACAATTCTTCGCAGGCGTTTCAGGCTGTGCGGAAATTCGTCCACTTCCGAAGAAATTTCAGCAGCATTTTCCAGAGCATCCCAAACGCGTATTTCAAAGAGAACCCTTCCACGAAGTTTATTTCTGTACTTCCCAACAGGTGTCCAGACGGATGTGCAGTTGTTCTCGTTGAACTTG GCAAGTGGAACCATAATGAACTTTCGATCGAGCACATTAAAACAATGGGCATGTTTTCCCTTCTCCTACCACTTCGATGCCCAATGACACAAATCTGTGGGTTTAAGGTGATCTACGATTTTACGGACACAATCAAGCATTTTAGATACTGCACTCCACAAAATATTAGTCTGATTTACAATGCTGGTTTT AACTGCGTTCCTGGCCGTTACAAAGAAACGCATTGCATTAACGAATCTGCACTTCAGATGGCTGTATGGGCTGTATTGAAACATTTCCTTTCAGCAAAGATCAGAAAAAGA gTATTCTTCCATTCCAAACCTGAGGATCTGCTGAATTACTTTCCCAAGTCCATAATTCCAACTCAATACGGAGGAAGCCTGGAAAATTACCACGATTCAGAACTGATGAATAAGCTGAACGAGGAAGTTGATAATTATCCCGAGAAAGGATTgccaaactatttttaa
- the LOC129976749 gene encoding alpha-tocopherol transfer protein-like isoform X1, translating to MATSRKVIADSKVWGFQDIMSKEINDQKCYPFHMDYLPEICYQKALEELNETPETRVEELTKLKGLLSADKFTAGIEFEEDFLQLFLRYRKYNSSQAFQAVRKFVHFRRNFSSIFQSIPNAYFKENPSTKFISVLPNRCPDGCAVVLVELGKWNHNELSIEHIKTMGMFSLLLPLRCPMTQICGFKVIYDFTDTIKHFRYCTPQNISLIYNAGFNCVPGRYKETHCINESALQMAVWAVLKHFLSAKIRKRVFFHSKPEDLLNYFPKSIIPTQYGGSLENYHDSELMNKLNEEVDNYPEKGLPNYF from the exons ATCAAGAAAAGTCATAGCAGATTCGAAAGTGTGGGGCTTCCAGGACATTATGAGTAAGGAAATTAACGATCAAAAATGCTACCCGTTTCACATGGACTACCTTCCAGAAATTTGCTACCAAAAGGCTCTGGAAGAGCTCAACGAAACACCAGAAACAAGAGTAGAAGAGCTGACTAAACTTAAAGGTTTACTATCAG CTGATAAATTCACGGCTGGCATCGAGTTCGAGGAGGATTTCTTGCAACTGTTTTTAAGGTATAGAAAATACAATTCTTCGCAGGCGTTTCAGGCTGTGCGGAAATTCGTCCACTTCCGAAGAAATTTCAGCAGCATTTTCCAGAGCATCCCAAACGCGTATTTCAAAGAGAACCCTTCCACGAAGTTTATTTCTGTACTTCCCAACAGGTGTCCAGACGGATGTGCAGTTGTTCTCGTTGAACTTG GCAAGTGGAACCATAATGAACTTTCGATCGAGCACATTAAAACAATGGGCATGTTTTCCCTTCTCCTACCACTTCGATGCCCAATGACACAAATCTGTGGGTTTAAGGTGATCTACGATTTTACGGACACAATCAAGCATTTTAGATACTGCACTCCACAAAATATTAGTCTGATTTACAATGCTGGTTTT AACTGCGTTCCTGGCCGTTACAAAGAAACGCATTGCATTAACGAATCTGCACTTCAGATGGCTGTATGGGCTGTATTGAAACATTTCCTTTCAGCAAAGATCAGAAAAAGA gTATTCTTCCATTCCAAACCTGAGGATCTGCTGAATTACTTTCCCAAGTCCATAATTCCAACTCAATACGGAGGAAGCCTGGAAAATTACCACGATTCAGAACTGATGAATAAGCTGAACGAGGAAGTTGATAATTATCCCGAGAAAGGATTgccaaactatttttaa